The following are from one region of the Mesorhizobium sp. B2-8-5 genome:
- a CDS encoding efflux RND transporter periplasmic adaptor subunit: protein MLLAVLILLGGGYGLWRNHAQAKAAASAASAQPAPKVPVTVATVRRADFPLYLYGLGTVTPLNSVSISSRVAGVVDQVPVEQGQMVKQGDLLAEIDPRPYQAALDQAKAKEAEDEATLKNAQVVLKRLSTLLQKTFETQQDVDNQQAVVTTTAATIEGDKAAIEAAQLNLDFTRITAPLSGKTSFRTIDPGNIVQAGQSPGLFTLVQLQPIYVSFTQPQDEVATINKVFTAGPMPIDTLGADMKTVLASGKLEAVQNQVDQASGTISLKATFANQDNALWPGLSVNTRMRIGTMSGAIVVPDEAVQHGPDGLFAYVVGDDGKVHRQTVKTGPSDGGETVVTDGLSQGQRVVIAGQYRVVDGASVDATPPPGAGQTQAGTAQPGGAS from the coding sequence TGGCGGCGGCTATGGCCTATGGCGCAACCATGCCCAGGCAAAGGCTGCCGCGAGCGCGGCGTCGGCGCAGCCCGCGCCCAAGGTTCCGGTCACTGTCGCCACGGTGCGGAGGGCCGATTTCCCACTTTATCTATACGGGCTCGGCACGGTGACGCCGCTGAACAGCGTCAGCATCTCGAGCCGTGTCGCCGGTGTCGTCGACCAGGTCCCGGTCGAGCAGGGGCAGATGGTCAAGCAAGGCGACTTGCTTGCCGAGATCGACCCTCGCCCCTATCAGGCCGCACTCGACCAGGCAAAGGCCAAGGAGGCGGAGGACGAAGCGACGCTCAAGAATGCGCAAGTGGTCCTCAAACGCCTCTCCACGCTCCTGCAAAAGACATTCGAAACCCAGCAGGATGTCGACAACCAGCAGGCGGTGGTCACGACCACCGCCGCCACGATCGAGGGCGACAAGGCGGCCATCGAGGCGGCGCAGCTCAACCTCGACTTCACCAGGATCACGGCGCCGCTGTCCGGTAAGACGAGCTTCCGCACCATCGATCCGGGCAACATCGTGCAGGCCGGCCAGAGTCCCGGGCTTTTCACTCTCGTGCAGCTTCAACCCATCTACGTGTCGTTCACGCAGCCGCAGGACGAGGTCGCGACCATCAACAAGGTTTTCACGGCCGGCCCCATGCCGATCGACACGCTTGGCGCGGATATGAAGACGGTGCTGGCCAGCGGTAAGCTGGAAGCGGTCCAGAACCAGGTCGACCAGGCCTCCGGCACGATTTCGCTCAAGGCGACATTCGCCAACCAGGACAATGCTTTGTGGCCGGGTCTTTCGGTCAACACGCGCATGCGCATCGGCACGATGTCAGGCGCGATCGTGGTGCCGGACGAAGCCGTCCAGCATGGCCCTGACGGGCTCTTCGCCTATGTCGTCGGCGACGACGGCAAGGTCCATCGGCAGACCGTCAAGACAGGTCCTTCGGATGGCGGCGAGACGGTCGTGACCGATGGTCTGAGCCAAGGGCAGCGTGTCGTGATCGCCGGCCAATACCGCGTGGTTGACGGCGCAAGTGTCGACGCCACGCCCCCACCCGGTGCCGGCCAGACGCAGGCTGGCACCGCGCAGCCCGGAGGTGCAAGCTGA